In one Alnus glutinosa chromosome 14, dhAlnGlut1.1, whole genome shotgun sequence genomic region, the following are encoded:
- the LOC133857263 gene encoding heparanase-like protein 3, with product MGSQIWVMGICVWMCVFSCGFISVSSRTVGDGTVFIEGKAAIGRIDDDFVCATLDWWPPEKCDYGTCSWSRASLLNLDLGNNILLNAIKAFSPLKLRLGGSLQDKVIYGSEEKQQPCIPFANKTSEMFGFTQGCLPMHRWDELNNFFNKSGAKIIFGLNALYGKSIQSDGSAIGAWDYTNAESLIRYTVKNNYTIHGWELGNELSGSGVGTRVAADQYALDTISLQRIVQNIYNGIEPKPLIIAPGGFFDANWFKEFLDKATTSVDVVTHHIYNLGAGVDKHLVERILDPSYLDGEANTFRGLHNILRTSATSATAWVGEAGGAYNSGHNLVTNAFVFSFWYLDQLGMASAYDTKTYCRQSFIGGNYGLLNTTTFEPNPDYYSALLWHRLMGRKVLSTSFSGTPKIRAYAHCAKHSKGITILLINLDNSTTIQAKVAFNSSWSLPHKARAHKKSIYQLLGDYESESTREEYHLTAKDGNLHSQTVLLNGKTLTVNSSGDIPSLEPLYANSSNLIKVDPFSIVFAHIPNLVLPACM from the exons ATGGGTTCTCAGATTTGGGTTATGGGCATCTGCGTTTGGATGTGTGTGTTCAGCTGTGGCTTCATTTCTGTGAGCTCAAGGACTGTAGGAGATGGGACTGTTTTCATTGAAGGGAAAGCAGCCATTGGGAGGATTGATGATGATTTTGTTTGTGCAACGTTGGATTGGTGGCCTCCTGAGAAATGTGACTATGGAACATGCAGCTGGAGTCGTGCTTCTCTGCTCAATCTG GATCTTGGCAACAATATTCTATTAAATGCCATAAAAG CTTTTTCTCCGTTGAAACTTCGACTGGGTGGGAGTTTGCAAGATAAGGTGATATATGGAAGTGAAGAAAAGCAGCAACCTTGTATTCCTTTTGCCAACAAAACCTCAGAGATGTTTGGTTTCACTCAGGGCTGCTTACCCATGCATAGATGGGATGAATTAAACAACTTCTTCAACAAATCTGG GGCTAAGATTATTTTCGGCTTAAATGCTCTCTATGGCAAATCTATTCAGTCTGATGGGTCTGCCATTGGAGCTTGGGACTACACTAATGCTGAATCTCTAATACGTTATACTGTCAAAAACAACTACACCATTCATGGTTGGGAACTGG GAAATGAATTGAGTGGGAGTGGAGTGGGAACAAGAGTTGCAGCAGATCAGTATGCCTTGGACACCATCTCTTTGCAAAGGATAGTCCAAAATATTTACAACGGGATAGAGCCGAAGCCCCTGATCATAGCACCAGGAGGATTCTTTGATGCAAACTGGTTCAAAGAATTCTTAGACAAGGCAACCACATCTGTGGATGTCGTCACCCACCACATATATAATCTTGGGGCAG GAGTTGATAAGCACCTTGTTGAAAGGATCCTTGACCCATCCTATCTTGATGGTGAGGCTAATACATTTAGGGGACTCCATAACATCCTCAGGACTTCTGCAACTTCAGCAACTGCATGGGTTGGTGAGGCAGGAGGGGCTTACAACAGTGGCCACAACCTTGTCACCAATGCATTTGTGTTTAGTTTTTG GTACTTAGATCAGCTCGGAATGGCATCGGCTTATGACACAAAGACATACTGCAGACAATCGTTTATCGGTGGAAATTACGGCTTACTTAACACCACTACCTTCGAACCAAATCCAGATTACTACAG TGCTCTTCTTTGGCATCGACTAATGGGAAGAAAAGTTCTGTCAACTAGCTTTTCTGGGACACCGAAAATACGTGCTTATGCTCACTGTGCAAAACATTCT AAAGGaatcacaatattattaatcaaCCTAGACAACAGCACCACTATCCAGGCCAAAGTAGCCTTCAATAGTAGTTGGAGTTTGCCACACAAGGCCAGGGCTcataaaaaaagtatttatcAGCTGCTTGGAGATTATGAAAGCGAAAGCACAAGAGAGGAATACCATCTAACAGCAAAAGATGGGAATTTACACAGCCAAACTGTGCTGCTAAATGGAAAAACTTTAACTGTAAATTCATCTGGGGACATACCTTCTTTGGAACCTTTATATGCAAATTCATCAAACCTAATAAAGGTAGATCCTTTCTCTATTGTATTTGCTCACATCCCAAATCTTGTTCTCCCTGCTTGCATGTAG